The stretch of DNA TCGGACCGGGACTTTGATTGGACAGGGCCATAGACGTGACTGCCTGTACTACATGGACTATCTGCATCTTCCTCCTAAAATTAATTCAGCAAATATTGCTACAACTTCAAATTCTGATCTCTGGCATCGTCGTCTCGGTCATCTTTCTTCTGATAAGTTTACTGTTTTAGTTCGTAGTGGTGTATTAGGTCCTGTTTTTAATTCCGAATCTGTTTCTTGCATTGGATGCAAACTTGCTAAACATTCCATTAAACCTTTTCCTGTTAGCAATTCTATTTCAAGTGCACCATTTGATCTTATTCACTCTGATGTTTGGGGACCAGCACCTATATCAACTCGtgttggaaataaatattatgttattttcatTGACGATTACTCACGCTTTACCtgggtttattttatgcatAACAAATCTGAACTTTTTcaattgtatcaaaatttcgCTGCCATGGTTCAAACTCAATTTGGTGCCACTATTAAAACTTTCCGCTCTGATTCTGGTGGCGAGTATCTTTCAAATGAATTTCGCCAACTTCTCGCTAAGCATGGTACTTTGCCGCAACTCTCTTGTCCTTATACTCCTCAACAGAATGGTGTTGCTGAGCGTAAACACCGACATATCCTTGAAACCGCTCGATCTCTTCTAATTGATGGGTCTGTGCCTAAACAATTTTGGGCAGATGCGGTTTCTACCGCAGTTTATCTGATTAATATTATGCCCTCCAGTCTTTTCTCCGGCGTTTCTCCTAGTGAGCGATTGTATGCTAAATCACCATCTTATACTCATTTGCGTGTTTTTGGATGTACTTGTCTTGTTCTTTTGCCTCCGCATGAACGAACCAAATTAACTCCAAAATCGTCAATTTGTGTTTTCTTAGGATATAGTCTTGAGCATAAAGGGTACAGATGTTATGATCCTACTGCTCGCCGCATGCGAATTTCTCGAGATGTCATTTTTCTTGAACATGTATCATATTATGCTCAATCTAAGTTAAGCGTTGATACTTCTGCCGTTTCTTCACCTTCTGTTATTGATCTTTCATTTCTTGTTAATTCTTCGTCGACCACCACATCTTCTCCCGAAGAGCCCCAACGAATTGTCGCTCAGCCCACTGAATCTTCGTCTTCTGCAGAAGTTTCTATAGTACCGGCACCACATGACGACCCACCAATTACTGTTCCTTCCGACGATCAAACGACTGCTGAGCGCCGCTATCCACTACGTACTCGCCGCCCCACATAATTTTTTGGTTGTCTTGCCTCTCATTCTTTTTCTCCACGATATCATGCTTTCTTTGCAGCCATTTCTAATATCCAGGAACCCCGTACATATCACCAGGCCGTTTCCATTCCTGAATGGCGAGATGCAATGACCACAGAACTTACTGCCCTTCATCGTACTGGTACTTGGGAACTAGTTCCTCTCCCGCCGGGCAAGACTCCAATAAGTTGTAAGTGGATTTATAAAGTCAAGACAAATTCTGATGGCTCAATTGATCGCTATAAAGCCCGTTTAGTTGCTCGAGGGTTCTCTCAAGAATATGGCATTGATTATGAGGAGACATTCGCCCCTGTTGCTAAGATGACCTCTGTTCGCATCCTTATTGCTCTTGCTGCCTCTCGTAGCTGGCCTCTTTATCAACTTGATGTCAAAAATGCCTTCTTACATGGGGATCTTCATGAAGAAGTTTATATGCAACCACCTCCTGGTCTTTCCCATTCATCCGGTCATGTTTGCCGGCTACGGAAGGCTTTATATGGCCTTAAACAAGCTCCCcgagcttggtttgaaaaaTTTCAGTCTGCTATTCTTTCCTTTGGATTTCATCAAAGCGAAAATGATCATGCCTTATTTATTCATACATCTTCTCGCGGGCTCACTGCcttacttttgtatgttgatgatatgaTAATTACTGGTGATGATCCTGATTATATTCGTTCCGTTAAATCCTATCTTCAGCAACAATTTGACATGAAGAATCTTGGTCCTCTTCGATATTTTTTGGGGATTGAAGTGGCATATAGTCCTCGAGGATATATATTGTCTCAACAAAAATACAATGCTGACTTGCTATCTCGTGCTGAGCTCACTGATACTGACACTGTGAGTACTCCTTTTCTTACCAATTCACAACTCACCATGTATTAGCTTGATCTCTGTTTATATAAAGAGGTCTTTTGTAATTTATCAAatcagaaaaaaatatattttcttctccgactATTCTTTGTTTCAATTCTAAATTGTCAAAGCACGTGTTCCTACAAATCTTTTGTGGGTTCTCAGAACGTAGGATTCTCTGTTTTAATGACTACCGGGAAATTAATCCGACAGTCAAACATGGACGGATGGCGCCCCTTCACAGTCAAACATCTCCCGcatctctctccccctctccggTGTGACTGTGTGTGTGCATGATTCCATGCACCGAGTGCACCACATCAGCCCTTATGCAGTCCATTAGCATCTGCAGCATTTGTTTCCAAATTTTCAATCTAATATTTAAGGGTGAGGTGCGTAGCTAACATGGGGTACCAGGCGTAGGCAATAGATGACACCTCTTCCACGCACGAATCTCGATTCCTGTGATTATTTCTGGCTCGCGGCCTACCCAAGCAAAAGTTTCTAGACGGGCAAGGAGAAGCGATGCTTGGGTCAGCTTATTAACGGGTAAGTTCCATCTTCTTTCGGGACAAAGAATTAAGTTGGACTGAATCATATTCAAAGCGGCAGAATATTTTATTGAACTGAATCACAATTAAGATCTATAAAGTATATCTATACggtttaattaaattagttgtatttttctaataactctaatttttaaaattaacagTTATCGCAAATGATTCCACAGCTTGATGGAAATAGAAGAATGGTGTTATTTCAAGCCCTTCACGCTCTGCAGTCTGTTTAACCCAGCAGCCCAAATCACAAATCACTCTCTGATTCAAAAACTGTTCTTTTGGGTTCGGGTACAGGCACTTGCACCCAAGAAACCCCCCTCACCCAATTTGTCCTCTCTTTGGGCCCTTTTTATTTATGAGTTGAATCCAACACCTCCAGCAGCAACCTGGGATACGCACGGCCTCCGAGGCTTGAACAACCCACGACAGCCCAATAGCCTCAAAAAGTTCCGAAAGCCCAGCTAGAGCTTTAGCCGGCTCGGCCCAATTGTAAGAAAAGGACCCGGAAAAGAGACTCGCCTCTAACTTTTATTACGGTTCTCACTATGGCAAGTAAAATAGCAGCAGTAAATACAGGAGCAATAGTTCTTCGTTCAATCAACGTTCTCATCTTGTCACTGTACACATCTACGACTACGAGCggtgaaaaacaaaaatacatgCATATGGGGCTAGCATCCGCACCAAAAATTGATATACTCTCACTTGTTAGCTCTATCTATCCTTCTTCCTTTCGACAAAAAAATTCCCCTGTTTTCATTATCAGCATCTTtaaaaggagagaaaagagcATCCTAGGGCGGAGTGATGACCTCTCCCGGACTGCAATTATTGATTCGGACCTCCAAAACCCTTCCTCTCTTCGTTCTACTCGTTCTGCAACATTGCCTCCGAGGAGCCTGTTGCGCAGAAACAAAGGTTCAGTTGAGGTGGAGTGAATTGTGCGTAAAAAAGAGTAAGTAATCTCGTTTGAGAGCGTTTAAAAGATCGGTTACAAATTTAGATCACCAACGACATGTGCagttttcctttccttttcatAATTATACAGATTTGTTGCAaactttttccaatttttttaaaagattatgacTCAGCTTATTTTAGTCCACCtcagaaaaaatttaaaaaaagtgttTAAGTAGCGTGATGTTAACACTGAAATCAGAGTACAAGTTTACCAacaaattgattaaaattagtACTCCGTTGGTTGAATTGTTAAAACGAAGATGATGCGGACAACGCAAACTTACAATAGTAAATTCGAAGGAAAGAACCAAACttgtatatagatatagattatttaagaaaaaccaataaataaataaatataaaatagccGATGCGAGAGAGccagagaggagaagagaacaCGCACCCGTTTCCACGAGTTCGGGTTCATGACGGGCGCGAACACGGTGACCTTGCGGATCTTCGAAGCGGGGCCGAATCCGCGGCCCTCGCACCCGTGGTAGTTGCTCCCCGCCTCGCCCATCACATAGTCCGTGACCGTGCCGTTCACTCCGCCCCAGGTTCGAGCCCGGTCCGGGTAGCTCTCGACTCGGTCCAGGAAAAAGATCAAGGGCCGCTGGCAGGGCCGGTCCTGGGGACCAACGGGTCGGGTGTTGAAGGTGAAGGGCCCGGGGCTGAAGCTGCGCCACGTTTGGAACGTCTCGAGGGCCACTTCCAAAGCCGTGGGGTAAAGCGTCCAAGGATACAGCTGCACAGTGTAGCCCCACGAGACCGAGACGGACCACACGTAGCCCGGCCCACGCTCGTAGCAAATGCTCTGCTGCACGATGCGGGCCGGGTCGAACCGCGACGCTCCGACCAGGGACCGGAGCGCCTCCAATTGCGTGGCGCCGCGCGGGCTTACGGGCTTCAGGTATTCGAGGTGGTGCAGCGACACCAGCGGAGCGATTGGGTGGGCCGCCAGCATCCCGTACGCGTCGCCTCGCACGTCCACCTGCAGGCCCACCACCCCAAACAGACCGTGAAAGGTAAGCGACAGGATAAATAATACTCCTACATTAGTATTTTGTAACCAACTGAAACGAagtaacttattttttaaatcaaaaaatcaaaaatataggATAAAAGAACATGGGATGAACTATTCAGTTAAAATTTTGTTACGCAATGGTTGCAGGTCTCTTGCTTAGGAGGACTATAGGCAGGTAAAGGTGTCGGTTGGGTGAAGACAAATTGGGAGGCGATGGTTGGAAAAGGTACAGAGGACAAAAGGTGGCCACATAAATGACACCGGAGGATAAAGGAAAGGTCTCAATTATTTAGTTGGAAGGTGATTGATCACCACAGATTTTCCTGACCCCGGGGGTGTCCCAGGTTGAATTTCCAGGATATAGGAATTGCAAATGCAATAAAGGAGTAAAATGCCTAAGTTATTAATTCCACAGCTCAACATGGTTAATTACTGAACCTTCGCATTTCATTTAGTTTGAGAAAACGTCTTAAAACATGATTCGAtctatataaatagaaaaataaaaaaaaaatataagtgcaCCGATAGGCAGCAACAATTACAGATGGCAGGTGGGATAGGAATATAATTCATGTGAAAAATAGGGACCTCGGAAATCAtgataaaaaaaacataacacTACCAAACCGATGGGTTACATTTCCTacctttcaaatattttaatgcGACGATCGTGTGTACGTGTGCGAGTGTCAGGGAGTGAGAGCGAGTGGGAGGCACGATTAACGTGGGACCAGAATATACGGAGTATATTTTGTGTTATTTTATTTCCAAACCTCGTCTCCAGTCGAAGATTTCGCAATAACGCCGGACACGTGTCCCCAAAGATGGtgcttattttattctttttacaaattaaattaaaaaaaaatgacccTTCgtgactcaaaaaaaaaaaagtcagaaGAGCTCGAGTTCGGCAACCAACAAGTGATTACTCCACCAATTTTATATATGCACCTCAAAGCATCAAATTTCCTCATTAGCACAAAAGCATATCGaactatttttgtaattattagAAAAACATGAAACTTCCCTCAAAAAACAAGTGCCAATGGTATGAAATTAATGTGATCATTTTAATTCTCTAAGTTTACCGACTTAATTCCAGAATAATTCACTCAACTCAAAATCTATtctgcaataataataataataataataataataataataatagcagcGGCAGTAACGGCAATGGCAGCAGGCGAAggatatgatttattttttttaaaaaaaaaaaaagaaaaaagaaaagaaaagaaagaaaagctaAATTTACCTGGTGGAAGCCGGGCTCGAGAGTGAGGGGGATGCCAAGCTCGCTGAGGCAGGAGGAGACGCGCTCGTCGCTGCCGTAGAAGTTGGTGTAGCGTTGGAGGCAGGCGTCGATGATGCGGGCGAGCTCGGCCGCGGCGGGGTAGCTGATGGCGAACCCTGCGCCGCCGAAGGCCACGGCATACGAGTGCATCACGTCCTGCTCCACGCTCTCCGAGGGCGCCCCGATGTAGTACATCTCCTCGTGGTCGTACTTCCCCAGCACCCCCACCAGGTTCTCCGGGAAGAACACCGTGTCGTCGTCG from Ananas comosus cultivar F153 linkage group 18, ASM154086v1, whole genome shotgun sequence encodes:
- the LOC109724525 gene encoding uncharacterized protein LOC109724525; this translates as MKEALQRWKAHLSPAGNGCEARWRWVTGSVAAALLFSCALLAYSAFLSAHYRWRCPDCVPSPAAPALRSASASAAAAATDLSHVVFGIGGSARTWDRRRGYTELWWRPGEMRGHVWLDEAPAGPWPATSPPYRVSADASRFGNRASAARIARIAAEAYRAASDPDSGWGGGEAARWFVMGDDDTVFFPENLVGVLGKYDHEEMYYIGAPSESVEQDVMHSYAVAFGGAGFAISYPAAAELARIIDACLQRYTNFYGSDERVSSCLSELGIPLTLEPGFHQVDVRGDAYGMLAAHPIAPLVSLHHLEYLKPVSPRGATQLEALRSLVGASRFDPARIVQQSICYERGPGYVWSVSVSWGYTVQLYPWTLYPTALEVALETFQTWRSFSPGPFTFNTRPVGPQDRPCQRPLIFFLDRVESYPDRARTWGGVNGTVTDYVMGEAGSNYHGCEGRGFGPASKIRKVTVFAPVMNPNSWKRAPRRQCCRTSRTKRGRVLEVRINNCSPGEVITPP